TATTATTTCTTCCAGAATGTTCACAAGGTTGTATTTAAAAGTTTGGAAAAACTGTGAAGCGCCCTTTTAGATTCAAGTGATTCACTGGCTTCGGCAATGCAATCAGTAATGCTAACCGTCGATTTAACCGTATGAATTGCAAATGCCGCATTGGCAATAGTTACTTCACGCTGTGCCGGTGTGCAATCACCGTTAAGAACACCCATAAAAATTTTGGCTGCATCTGTTATTGAATCTCCACCGCTGATGTCCTGCGCTAAGTATCTTGTAAATCCATATTGTTCCGGCACGGATTGTTCCTCCTTTTCATTCGAAATCATTTTAAAGCTCCCAGTGAGTGAGATCTCATCATAGCCCTGCAGTGAATGCAGGATCAAAAAATTCTTCTGAGACTGCTGCAGGAGGTATTGATATAACCTTGCAAGGGTAAGATTAAAGACACCTGTGCACTGGTATTTGGGAAAAGATGGATTTACCAGAGGGCCCAGCATATTAAAAAATGTTTTTACTCCAAGCTCCTTTCTCACTGGTGCTACCATTTTTATGGCGGGATGAAAAAGCGGCGCATGCAGGAAAGTAATTCCAGCTTGCTCGATTTGCAATTTCAGCATATCAATCCTGTTAGTAAATGTGAATCCGAAAAATTCCATCATGTCTGATGAACCGCTCACAGATGAGACACCGTAATTTCCATGCTTTGCCACTTTAATTCCTGTGCCCGCTACCACAAAACCTGCAAGGGTGGAAATATTGAAGGTATTTTTCCCATCACCGCCAGTGCCGCATACGTCTACAGTATCAAATTCACTGAGATCTGCAACCAGGCACAGTTCCAGAAGTGCATCGCGAAAGCCATCAAGCTCCTCAACAGTAACCGATCGCATGATGTACACAGAAAGAAAAGCAGCAATTTGACTCTTATTGCAATCCCCTTTTGCAATAGATATCAGCACCTCTTTTGCCTGACGCTTAGTAAGCACTTTGTTTTCAAACAAATGATTTAATATTTCCTTCATAGAGCAGTCCAGTTTTTAATAATTTGTTCTCCGTAATCGGTTAAAATACTTTCAGGATGAAATTGTACTCCCCGCACGTCAAACTTTTTATGCCGGAGGGCCATGATGTTCCCTTCATCATCATAAGCGGTTATTTCCAGAGATGGGGGTAATTCATTTCGATTCACTGCCCATGAATGGTAACGCCCCACAATAAATCTTTTCGGGACATCATGAAAAAGGTCTTCATCTCCGGAAATTTCAATTGAAGTAGCAATACCATGAAACACGTTATTTAAATTAAATAAGGTTCCACCGAATGCCTCTGCAATTGCCTGATGAC
The window above is part of the Chitinophagales bacterium genome. Proteins encoded here:
- the trpD gene encoding anthranilate phosphoribosyltransferase: MKEILNHLFENKVLTKRQAKEVLISIAKGDCNKSQIAAFLSVYIMRSVTVEELDGFRDALLELCLVADLSEFDTVDVCGTGGDGKNTFNISTLAGFVVAGTGIKVAKHGNYGVSSVSGSSDMMEFFGFTFTNRIDMLKLQIEQAGITFLHAPLFHPAIKMVAPVRKELGVKTFFNMLGPLVNPSFPKYQCTGVFNLTLARLYQYLLQQSQKNFLILHSLQGYDEISLTGSFKMISNEKEEQSVPEQYGFTRYLAQDISGGDSITDAAKIFMGVLNGDCTPAQREVTIANAAFAIHTVKSTVSITDCIAEASESLESKRALHSFSKLLNTTL
- a CDS encoding aminodeoxychorismate/anthranilate synthase component II codes for the protein MKILVLDNYDSFTYNLVYLLKKIENVELEVHRNDKIGLNEIGRFDKIILSPGPGIPGEAGILLEVIREYCSKKSILGVCLGHQAIAEAFGGTLFNLNNVFHGIATSIEISGDEDLFHDVPKRFIVGRYHSWAVNRNELPPSLEITAYDDEGNIMALRHKKFDVRGVQFHPESILTDYGEQIIKNWTAL